The Panicum virgatum strain AP13 chromosome 5K, P.virgatum_v5, whole genome shotgun sequence genome has a window encoding:
- the LOC120707766 gene encoding high-affinity nitrate transporter 2.3: MAEGELKPAAMAMEVEGAEAAAPKPRFRMPVDSDNKATEFWLFSFARPHMSAFHLSWFSFFCCFLSTFAAPPLLPLIRDTLGLTATDIGNAGIASVSGAVFARVAMGTACDLVGPRLASASIILLTTPAVYCSAIIDSASSYLLVRFFTGFSLASFVSTQFWMSSMFSPPKVGWANGVAGGWGNLGGGAVQLLMPLVFEAIRKVGSTPFTAWRVAFFLPGLMQTCSAIAVLAFGQDMPDGNYRKLHKSGGMHKDSFGNVLRHAATNYRGWILALTYGYCFGVELAVDNIIAQYFFDRFGVKLSTAGFIAASFGMANIVSRPGGGLLSDWLSSRFGMRGRLWGLWVVQTVGGVLCVVLGVVDYSFGASVAVMILFSFFVQAACGLTFGIVPFVSRRSLGLISGMTGGGGNVGAVLTQLIFFHGSKYRTETGIMYMGLMIIACTLPVTLIYFPQWGGMFVGPRPGATAEDYYNREWTAEERDKGYNTGSVRFAENSVREGGRSGSQSKHTVPVE; this comes from the coding sequence ATGGCGGAGGGGGAGTTgaagccggcggcgatggcgatggaggtggagggcgcggaggcggcggcgcccaagcCGCGGTTCCGGATGCCGGTGGACTCGGACAACAAGGCCACCGAGTTCTGGCTCTTCTCCTTTGCGAGGCCGCACATGAGCGCCTTCCACCTCTCGTGGTTCTCCTTCTTCTGCTGCTTCCTCTCCACcttcgcggcgccgccgctgctgccgctcaTCCGCGACACGCTCGGGCTCACGGCCACGGACATCGGCAACGCCGGGATCGCGTCCGTGTCCGGCGCCGTCTTCGCGCGTGTCGCCATGGGCACGGCGTGCGACCTGGTGGGGCCCCGCCTCGCGTCGGCGTCCATCATCCTCCTCACTACGCCCGCCGTCTACTGCTCCGCCATCATCGACTCGGCGTCGTCCTACCTCCTCGTGCGCTTCTTCACGGGCTTCTCGCTGGCGTCGTTCGTGTCCACGCAGTTCTGGATGAGCTCCATGTTCTCGCCGCCCAAGGTGGGGTGGGCCAACGGCGTCGCCGGCGGGTGGGGcaacctcggcggcggcgccgtgcagCTGCTCATGCCGCTGGTGTTCGAGGCCATCCGCAAGGTCGGGAGCACGCCGTTCACGGCGTGGCGCGTGGCCTTCTTCCTCCCGGGCCTGATGCAGACGTGCTCCGCCATCGCGGTGCTGGCGTTCGGGCAGGACATGCCCGACGGCAACTACCGGAAGCTGCACAAGTCCGGCGGCATGCACAAGGACAGCTTCGGCAACGTGCTCCGCCACGCCGCGACCAACTACCGCGGCTGGATCCTGGCGCTCACCTACGGCTACTGCTtcggcgtggagctcgccgtggACAACATCATCGCGCAGTACTTCTTCGACCGGTTCGGCGTGAAGCTCAGCACCGCCGGGTTCATCGCCGCCAGCTTCGGGATGGCCAACATCGTCTCCCGCCCCGGCGGCGGGCTCCTCTCCGACTGGCTGTCGAGCCGGTTCGGGATGCGCGGCAGGCTGTGGGGGCTGTGGGTGGTGCAGACGGTCGGGGGCGTCCTGTGCGTGGTGCTGGGCGTGGTGGACTACTCCTTCGGCGCGTCCGTGGCCGTCatgatcctcttctccttcttcgtgCAGGCGGCCTGCGGGCTCACCTTCGGCATCGTGCCCTTCGTGTCGCGGCGGTCGCTGGGGCTGATCTCCGGcatgaccggcggcggcggcaacgtcGGCGCCGTGCTGACGCAGCTCATCTTCTTCCACGGGTCCAAGTACAGGACGGAGACGGGGATCATGTACATGGGGCTCATGATCATCGCGTGCACGCTGCCCGTCACGCTCATCTACTTCCCGCAGTGGGGCGGCATGTTCGTGGGACCGCGCCCGGGGGCAACGGCGGAGGACTACTACAACCGGGAGTGGACGGCGGAGGAGCGCGACAAGGGGTACAACACCGGCAGCGTGCGCTTCGCGGAGAATAGCGTGCGCGAGGGGGGGAGGTCGGGCAGCCAGTCCAAGCACACTGTCCCCGTCGAGTGA